Proteins encoded together in one Catellatospora citrea window:
- a CDS encoding metallophosphoesterase family protein has product MAHRSPRARRLLLAAAGLGLLAALAPQQPAALAAAAPAAAEEPAVLVGAGDIGSCLSDGDEATAKLLDRIPGTVFTLGDNAYVAGTAEQFQKCYEPYWGRHKDRTRPAIGNHDMRTDNGGPYYDYFGEAAGEKGKGWYSYELNGWQVLVLNSTCDLVDCEDDSEQAEWLREELESSHAKCTVAMWHHPLFTSGWKHGADPRVKPFFQLLYDHGVELVLNGHNHHYERFAPQTPDGELDKVSGVRQFTVGTGGGGLNGFSKDNIAANSRARNADTFGVLKLSLYQDSYTWKFVSPATSTFQDQGADTCH; this is encoded by the coding sequence ATGGCTCACCGGTCCCCCCGCGCCCGTCGTCTTCTGCTCGCCGCCGCAGGTCTGGGCCTGCTGGCCGCGCTCGCGCCCCAGCAGCCCGCCGCGCTGGCCGCGGCCGCGCCCGCCGCCGCGGAGGAGCCCGCGGTGCTGGTCGGCGCGGGCGACATCGGCAGCTGCCTCAGCGACGGCGACGAGGCCACGGCGAAGCTGCTCGACCGGATCCCGGGCACCGTGTTCACCCTCGGCGACAACGCGTACGTGGCCGGCACCGCCGAGCAGTTCCAGAAGTGCTACGAGCCCTACTGGGGCCGCCACAAGGACCGCACCCGCCCGGCCATCGGCAACCACGACATGCGCACCGACAACGGCGGGCCGTACTACGACTACTTCGGCGAGGCCGCGGGCGAGAAGGGCAAGGGCTGGTACTCGTACGAGTTGAACGGGTGGCAGGTCCTGGTCCTCAACTCCACCTGCGACCTCGTCGACTGCGAGGATGACTCCGAGCAGGCCGAATGGCTGCGCGAGGAGCTGGAGTCATCCCACGCCAAGTGCACCGTCGCGATGTGGCACCACCCGCTGTTCACCTCCGGCTGGAAGCACGGCGCCGACCCTCGCGTGAAGCCCTTCTTCCAGCTCCTCTACGACCACGGCGTCGAACTCGTCCTCAACGGCCACAACCACCACTACGAGCGCTTCGCCCCGCAGACCCCCGACGGCGAGCTCGACAAGGTCTCCGGCGTACGCCAGTTCACCGTCGGCACCGGCGGCGGCGGCCTCAACGGCTTCAGCAAGGACAACATCGCCGCCAACTCCCGCGCCCGCAACGCCGACACCTTCGGCGTCCTAAAACTCTCCCTCTACCAGGACTCCTACACCTGGAAATTCGTCTCCCCCGCCACCAGCACCTTCCAGGACCAGGGCGCCGACACCTGCCACTAA
- a CDS encoding glycoside hydrolase family 9 protein, with protein MLIALAAVAGLVSTSLTAAAASADAPEQIVNGTFTSGHAPWWGTGNITLDSSGGQLCADIPGGTVNPWDVIIGQDNIPLVAGETYSYSFTASATPDKVGKALIQLPVDPWTQFLAANPLMTGTATGYSYTFTAPVSLPNAQVAFQIGGSASPWRLCLDDISLKGGAAPEVYQPDTGPRVRVNQVGYLTKGPKNATVVTEATSALPWQLKNAGGDVVASGDTTPRGVDASSGQNVHSIDFSGYKVAGAGYTLVADGETSRPFDLAGNLYAGLRDDALKMFYTQRSGIAISDALRPGYGRPAGHVGVAPNKGDTSVPCQPGVCDYSLDVSGGWYDAGDHGKYVVNGGISVFQLVNEFERGKWAATAQAFPDGQLNLPESGNGVPDILDEARWQLEFLLKMQVPAGKPLAGMAHHKIHDSEWTGLPLLPNLDDKQRELHPPSTAATLNLAAAAAQAARVYAPYDAAFAARCLAAARTAYAAALAHPAIYASPADGTGGGTYDDVVVSDEFYWAAAELYLTTGESQYQAAVTGSPLHTADVWSSNGFGWQSLAALGRLDLATVPSALPGRAAVRASVVSGAEEYLAAIAAHPYGVPYQPANNSYDWGSNSGIANNLVVLSTAYDITGQDRFADAVTQGADYLFGRNALNMSYVTGYGEVNSHNQHSRWYAHQLNPDLPNPPKGTLAGGPNSSIQDPLAQQKLTGCVGQFCYIDEIDSWSTNELTINWNAPLAWVAAFLAGQGDGASAPASTCKVTYTKHSQWNDGFNTQLTVKNTGATAVNGWTLRWSFLGGQSVDDIWSASATQSGATVSATNLFWNKVIAPGQSVTFGFIGDPASGPNPDPALFTLNGAACS; from the coding sequence GTGCTGATCGCGCTGGCCGCCGTGGCCGGGCTCGTCTCGACGAGCCTGACCGCGGCCGCCGCCTCGGCCGATGCCCCCGAGCAGATCGTCAACGGCACCTTCACCTCCGGCCACGCCCCCTGGTGGGGGACCGGCAACATCACGCTCGACTCCAGCGGCGGGCAGCTGTGCGCCGACATCCCGGGCGGCACGGTGAACCCGTGGGACGTGATCATCGGGCAGGACAACATCCCGCTGGTCGCGGGGGAGACGTACAGCTACAGCTTCACCGCGAGCGCGACCCCGGACAAGGTCGGCAAGGCGCTCATCCAGCTGCCGGTGGACCCGTGGACGCAGTTCCTGGCCGCGAATCCGCTGATGACCGGCACTGCCACCGGCTACTCGTACACCTTTACCGCGCCCGTCTCCCTTCCGAACGCGCAGGTGGCGTTTCAGATCGGTGGCAGTGCCTCCCCCTGGCGGCTCTGCCTCGACGACATCTCCCTCAAGGGCGGCGCCGCGCCCGAGGTCTACCAGCCCGACACCGGCCCGCGGGTGCGGGTCAACCAGGTCGGCTACCTGACCAAGGGCCCGAAGAACGCGACCGTCGTCACCGAGGCGACCTCGGCCCTGCCGTGGCAGCTGAAGAACGCCGGCGGCGACGTGGTCGCGAGCGGTGACACCACCCCGCGCGGCGTCGACGCCAGCTCCGGCCAGAACGTCCACTCGATCGACTTCAGCGGCTACAAGGTCGCGGGCGCCGGCTACACCCTGGTCGCCGACGGCGAGACCAGCCGCCCGTTCGACCTGGCCGGCAACCTCTACGCCGGGCTGCGCGACGACGCGCTGAAGATGTTCTACACGCAGCGCTCCGGCATCGCGATCTCCGACGCCCTGCGGCCCGGCTACGGCCGCCCGGCGGGCCACGTCGGCGTCGCGCCGAACAAGGGCGACACGTCGGTGCCCTGCCAGCCCGGTGTGTGCGACTACTCGCTGGACGTCTCCGGCGGCTGGTACGACGCCGGTGACCACGGCAAGTACGTCGTCAACGGCGGCATCTCGGTGTTCCAGCTGGTCAACGAGTTCGAGCGGGGCAAGTGGGCGGCCACCGCCCAGGCGTTCCCGGACGGCCAGCTGAATCTGCCGGAGAGCGGCAACGGCGTGCCGGACATCCTCGACGAGGCCCGCTGGCAGCTGGAGTTCCTGCTGAAGATGCAGGTCCCGGCCGGTAAGCCGCTGGCCGGCATGGCCCACCACAAGATCCACGACAGCGAGTGGACCGGCCTGCCGCTGCTGCCGAACCTCGACGACAAGCAGCGCGAGCTGCACCCGCCGTCGACCGCGGCGACGCTGAACCTGGCCGCCGCGGCGGCGCAGGCGGCCCGCGTGTACGCCCCGTACGACGCGGCCTTCGCGGCCCGTTGCCTGGCCGCGGCCCGCACCGCGTACGCGGCGGCGCTGGCCCACCCGGCGATCTACGCCAGCCCGGCCGACGGCACCGGCGGCGGCACCTACGACGACGTCGTGGTGTCCGACGAGTTCTACTGGGCGGCCGCCGAGCTCTACCTGACCACGGGGGAGAGCCAGTACCAGGCCGCGGTGACCGGCTCGCCGCTGCACACCGCCGACGTGTGGAGCAGCAACGGCTTCGGCTGGCAGTCGCTGGCCGCGCTGGGCCGCCTCGACCTGGCCACAGTGCCCAGCGCGCTGCCCGGCCGGGCCGCGGTGCGCGCCTCGGTGGTGTCCGGCGCGGAGGAGTACCTGGCCGCGATCGCGGCACACCCGTACGGCGTGCCGTACCAGCCGGCGAACAACTCCTACGACTGGGGCTCCAACAGCGGGATCGCCAACAACCTGGTGGTGCTGTCGACGGCGTACGACATCACGGGCCAGGACCGGTTCGCCGACGCGGTGACGCAGGGCGCGGACTACCTGTTCGGCCGCAACGCGCTGAACATGTCCTACGTGACCGGCTACGGCGAGGTGAACTCGCACAACCAGCACAGCCGCTGGTACGCCCACCAGCTCAACCCGGACCTGCCGAACCCGCCGAAGGGCACCCTGGCCGGCGGCCCGAACTCGTCCATCCAGGACCCGCTGGCGCAGCAGAAGCTGACCGGCTGCGTCGGGCAGTTCTGCTACATCGACGAGATCGACTCGTGGTCCACCAACGAGCTGACCATCAACTGGAACGCCCCGCTGGCCTGGGTGGCCGCCTTCCTCGCGGGCCAGGGCGACGGCGCGAGCGCGCCCGCGTCCACCTGCAAGGTGACCTACACCAAGCACAGCCAGTGGAACGACGGGTTCAACACCCAGCTCACCGTCAAGAACACCGGCGCCACCGCGGTCAACGGGTGGACGCTGCGCTGGTCGTTCCTGGGCGGGCAGTCGGTCGACGACATCTGGAGCGCCTCGGCCACCCAGTCCGGCGCGACCGTCAGCGCGACGAACCTCTTCTGGAACAAGGTCATCGCACCCGGGCAGTCGGTGACCTTCGGGTTCATCGGCGACCCCGCGAGCGGCCCCAACCCCGACCCGGCCCTGTTCACCCTGAACGGCGCCGCCTGCTCCTGA
- a CDS encoding DUF4139 domain-containing protein, with protein sequence MSLNADEPDLVDAPIVAVTVFPDRARVTRRATVTLTPGEHRVPCGPLPLNLLRDSVRVSGHGPAAVAGVNVVTRREAVTSHQAVVALEAELREIEAAIAVLDDADTVATARERFLGRLAMRGAGSLATGEPAAAVRFADGLDEQLTAIHAARRSRERERLDLHRRREAAERRLMDLRGSTRPDRLAAEILLEVDEAGEIELELSYVVPGASWSSGYDLRLAGETLTLTWHGMITQRTGEDWPECALKLSTARPAGALEVPELDPWFVDVLRPMPVAYAAAAMPMSAPPPPAPGAAPMQTMMPKARAAVRETSASVEEGPVAATYTPLKPVAVPADGTAHRTLIARFDLAARLDHITAPVRAEEATLRATVPNTSGHTLPGGTAALFHEGDFVGSTRLEPWAPQEERELALGVDDRVRVERELVRRSASKATLGSSRRTDAEYKITVANHSPRQVTVTVLDQLPVSRDAQITVKELTAKPDPAERSDLGVYTWNLTLPPNTTQEIHFALRVESAKGVDISGWRD encoded by the coding sequence ATGAGCCTCAACGCGGACGAACCCGACCTCGTCGACGCCCCGATCGTCGCGGTCACCGTGTTCCCGGACCGGGCGCGGGTGACCCGGCGCGCCACGGTGACCCTGACTCCCGGCGAGCACCGCGTCCCGTGTGGACCGCTGCCGCTGAACCTGCTGCGCGACTCGGTGCGGGTGTCCGGACACGGACCCGCCGCCGTCGCCGGGGTGAACGTGGTGACCCGCCGCGAGGCGGTGACCTCGCACCAGGCCGTCGTCGCGCTGGAGGCGGAGTTGCGCGAGATCGAGGCGGCGATCGCCGTCCTCGACGACGCCGACACGGTCGCGACGGCCCGGGAGCGGTTCCTGGGCAGGCTGGCCATGCGCGGTGCGGGATCACTGGCCACGGGTGAGCCGGCAGCCGCGGTGCGGTTCGCCGACGGCCTGGACGAGCAGCTCACCGCGATCCACGCGGCGCGCCGCAGCCGCGAGCGCGAGCGGCTCGACCTGCACCGCCGCCGGGAGGCGGCCGAGCGGCGGCTGATGGACCTGCGCGGCAGCACCCGGCCGGACCGGCTGGCCGCGGAGATCCTGCTGGAGGTCGACGAGGCGGGCGAGATCGAGCTTGAGCTCTCCTATGTGGTGCCCGGCGCGAGCTGGAGCAGCGGCTACGATCTGCGGCTGGCCGGGGAGACGCTGACGCTGACCTGGCACGGCATGATCACCCAGCGTACCGGCGAGGACTGGCCGGAGTGCGCGCTCAAGCTGTCCACGGCCCGCCCCGCGGGCGCGCTGGAGGTGCCCGAGCTGGACCCCTGGTTCGTCGACGTGCTGCGCCCGATGCCGGTCGCCTACGCCGCCGCCGCGATGCCGATGTCCGCGCCGCCGCCACCCGCCCCGGGTGCCGCGCCGATGCAGACGATGATGCCCAAGGCGCGGGCCGCGGTGCGCGAGACCAGCGCGAGCGTGGAGGAGGGGCCGGTCGCGGCGACGTACACCCCGCTCAAGCCGGTGGCCGTGCCCGCCGACGGCACCGCGCACCGCACCCTCATCGCGCGCTTCGACCTGGCCGCCCGCCTGGACCACATCACCGCGCCGGTCCGCGCCGAGGAGGCCACCCTGCGCGCCACCGTGCCCAACACGTCCGGCCACACCCTGCCCGGCGGCACCGCGGCCCTGTTCCACGAGGGCGACTTCGTCGGCTCCACCCGCCTGGAACCCTGGGCGCCCCAGGAGGAGCGCGAACTGGCCCTCGGCGTCGACGACCGGGTCCGCGTCGAACGAGAGCTGGTCCGCCGCTCCGCCAGCAAAGCCACCCTGGGCTCGTCCCGCCGCACCGACGCTGAATACAAGATCACGGTGGCGAACCACAGCCCCCGCCAGGTCACCGTCACCGTCCTCGACCAGCTCCCGGTCTCCCGCGACGCCCAGATCACCGTCAAGGAACTGACCGCCAAACCCGACCCCGCCGAACGCTCCGACCTAGGCGTCTACACCTGGAACCTCACCCTGCCCCCCAACACCACCCAGGAGATCCACTTCGCCCTCCGCGTCGAATCCGCCAAGGGCGTCGACATCTCCGGCTGGCGCGACTGA
- a CDS encoding DUF3052 domain-containing protein: MSATAGQAAEGVRSLADRFGIEPDMVVMEMGYDDDVDFELRDALADACGSDLVDEDTDEVVDAVLVWYREDDGDLVDLLVDSIAPLAESGVVWLLTPKSGRPGHVEPSEISEAAPTAGLTQTSTLSAGKDWSAARLVAPKAARAPKR; this comes from the coding sequence GTGAGCGCGACCGCTGGTCAGGCCGCCGAGGGCGTACGCAGCCTGGCGGACCGGTTCGGCATCGAGCCGGACATGGTGGTCATGGAGATGGGGTACGACGACGACGTCGACTTCGAGCTCCGTGACGCCCTGGCCGACGCATGCGGATCAGATCTGGTGGACGAGGACACCGACGAGGTCGTCGACGCGGTCCTGGTGTGGTACCGCGAGGACGATGGTGACCTGGTCGACCTGCTCGTCGACTCCATCGCCCCGCTCGCCGAGAGCGGCGTGGTGTGGCTGCTGACCCCCAAGTCGGGTCGGCCCGGGCACGTCGAGCCCAGCGAGATCAGCGAGGCGGCACCCACCGCCGGACTTACCCAGACTTCCACCCTCAGCGCCGGCAAGGACTGGAGCGCGGCGCGGCTGGTGGCCCCGAAGGCGGCGCGCGCGCCCAAGCGCTGA
- a CDS encoding thiamine pyrophosphate-dependent enzyme: protein MLCSVSTSHDLDERFRSALAAWPASTPPNGDPHATVRPDSGLTGTMARELFDAQVTSRHLDLAARRLRADGAGYYTIGSAGHEGNAGVAAALRPTDPALLHYRSGAFYAARAAQLAEGKVDAIRDVLRGVVASAAEPIAGGRHKVFGSTDLNVIPTTSTIASHLPRAVGLAFAVERSRQGLDARGSSGRHAADSGQPVLVPPAWPRDAVVLCSFGDASVNHASAVAAFNTAGWSDFTGLRLPLLFVCEDNGLGISVRSPAGWVGETLRSRPGIRYFHADGCDLADTYAVARSAVSWVRRHRRPAVLHLRTVRLMGHAGADAELAYRTPAEIEHDLTLDPLLRTARLLVDAGQASPMELLSRYDEIGWRVQQTAAGVRDEPKLASAAEVVAPLAPRRPLRVAKTIARAAERAAGAALAERHRVFGGRLPEQTGPQTLAQAVNATLTDLMISHPQAMVFGEDVARKGGVYGVTKGLRDRFGPARVFDTLLDETSILGLGLGAGLGGLLPIPEIQYLAYLHNAEDQLRGEAASMRFFSQGAYRNPMVVRIAGLAYQKGFGGHFHNDHSVAVLRDIPGLVVAVPSRADDAAAMLRTCVAAAEVDGTVSVFLEPIALYHTRDLHTDGDGGWLSPYAAPDRWADTHVPVGRARSHSYGTGDRLTVLTFGNGVRMSLRVAARLAEEGHGCRVVDLRWLAPLPLADIVREAGATGRVLVVDETRRSGGVGEGVLAALVDAGYVGLARRVAAVDTFLPLGPAADHVLVGEDAIERAARALLSA, encoded by the coding sequence ATGCTGTGCAGCGTGAGCACCTCTCATGATCTCGACGAACGGTTCCGGAGCGCGCTCGCGGCGTGGCCCGCCAGCACCCCGCCGAACGGCGATCCGCATGCGACGGTGCGCCCCGACAGCGGCCTCACCGGGACCATGGCCAGGGAACTCTTCGACGCGCAGGTCACCAGCCGGCACCTGGACCTGGCCGCGCGGCGGCTGCGCGCCGACGGCGCCGGGTACTACACCATCGGCTCGGCCGGGCACGAGGGCAACGCGGGCGTCGCCGCGGCGCTGCGCCCCACCGACCCGGCGCTGCTGCACTACCGCTCCGGCGCGTTCTACGCCGCGCGCGCCGCCCAGCTGGCCGAGGGCAAGGTCGACGCCATCCGCGACGTGCTGCGCGGGGTCGTGGCCAGCGCCGCCGAGCCGATCGCGGGCGGACGGCACAAGGTCTTCGGCAGCACCGACCTCAACGTCATCCCCACCACCTCGACCATCGCCTCGCACCTGCCCCGCGCGGTCGGCCTGGCGTTCGCCGTCGAGCGCTCCCGGCAGGGCCTGGACGCGCGCGGCTCCAGCGGCCGGCACGCCGCCGACTCCGGGCAGCCCGTGCTCGTGCCGCCCGCCTGGCCCCGCGACGCCGTGGTGCTCTGCTCGTTCGGCGACGCCTCGGTCAACCACGCCAGCGCCGTCGCCGCCTTCAACACCGCGGGCTGGTCCGACTTCACCGGGCTGCGGCTGCCGCTGCTGTTCGTGTGCGAGGACAACGGGCTGGGCATCAGCGTGCGCTCACCCGCCGGCTGGGTCGGCGAGACCCTGCGCTCGCGCCCCGGCATCCGCTACTTCCACGCCGACGGCTGCGACCTCGCCGACACGTACGCGGTGGCCCGCTCCGCGGTGTCCTGGGTGCGCCGCCACCGCCGCCCCGCGGTGCTGCACCTGCGCACCGTACGGCTGATGGGCCACGCCGGGGCCGACGCCGAGCTCGCCTACCGCACCCCCGCCGAGATCGAGCACGACCTGACCCTGGACCCGCTGCTGCGCACCGCCCGGCTGCTCGTCGACGCCGGGCAGGCCAGCCCGATGGAGCTGCTCAGCCGGTACGACGAGATCGGCTGGCGGGTGCAGCAGACCGCCGCCGGAGTCCGTGACGAGCCGAAGCTCGCCTCCGCCGCCGAGGTCGTCGCCCCGCTGGCCCCGCGCCGCCCGCTGCGCGTCGCCAAGACCATCGCGCGGGCCGCGGAACGGGCCGCGGGCGCGGCGCTGGCCGAACGCCACCGCGTCTTCGGCGGCAGGCTGCCCGAGCAGACCGGCCCGCAGACCCTCGCCCAGGCCGTCAACGCCACCCTGACCGACCTCATGATCAGCCATCCGCAGGCGATGGTCTTCGGCGAGGACGTGGCCCGCAAGGGCGGCGTCTACGGGGTCACCAAGGGCCTGCGCGACCGCTTCGGCCCCGCCCGCGTCTTCGACACCCTGCTCGACGAGACGTCCATCCTCGGCCTGGGGCTCGGCGCCGGACTCGGCGGGCTGCTGCCCATCCCCGAAATCCAGTACCTGGCGTACCTGCACAACGCCGAGGACCAGCTGCGCGGCGAGGCCGCCAGCATGCGGTTCTTCTCCCAGGGCGCCTACCGCAACCCCATGGTCGTACGCATCGCCGGGCTCGCCTACCAGAAGGGCTTCGGCGGCCACTTCCACAACGACCACTCCGTCGCCGTGCTGCGCGACATCCCCGGCCTCGTCGTCGCCGTGCCCTCGCGCGCCGACGACGCCGCGGCCATGCTGCGCACCTGCGTCGCCGCCGCCGAGGTCGACGGCACGGTCAGCGTCTTCCTGGAACCCATCGCGCTCTACCACACCCGCGACCTGCACACCGACGGCGACGGCGGCTGGCTGAGCCCGTACGCCGCACCCGACCGCTGGGCCGACACACACGTGCCCGTCGGCCGCGCCCGCAGCCACTCCTACGGCACCGGTGACCGGCTCACCGTGCTCACCTTCGGCAACGGCGTACGCATGTCCCTGCGTGTCGCCGCCCGCCTGGCCGAGGAGGGCCACGGCTGCCGCGTCGTCGACCTGCGCTGGCTCGCCCCGCTGCCGCTCGCCGACATCGTGCGCGAGGCCGGCGCCACCGGCCGCGTGCTGGTCGTCGACGAGACCCGCCGCTCCGGCGGGGTCGGCGAGGGAGTGCTCGCCGCACTGGTCGACGCGGGATACGTGGGCCTGGCCCGGCGCGTCGCGGCCGTGGACACCTTCCTGCCGCTCGGCCCCGCCGCCGACCACGTGCTGGTCGGCGAGGACGCCATCGAACGCGCCGCCCGTGCCCTCCTGTCCGCCTGA
- a CDS encoding secondary thiamine-phosphate synthase enzyme YjbQ, which produces MRSEVLSVRTGNRATVVDITDEVAAFVRDQGDGLVHVFVPHATAGIAIIETGAGSDDDLLTALEHVLPADNRWQHRHGSPGHGRDHVLPAFIAPYASLPVLNGRIALGTWQSICLVDTNGDNPTRQVRLSFLAG; this is translated from the coding sequence GTGCGGAGTGAAGTGTTGAGTGTGCGGACGGGGAATCGGGCGACCGTCGTGGACATCACCGACGAGGTCGCCGCGTTCGTGCGCGATCAGGGGGACGGGCTGGTGCACGTCTTCGTGCCGCACGCGACGGCCGGAATCGCGATCATCGAGACCGGTGCGGGCAGTGACGACGACCTGCTCACGGCGCTGGAGCACGTGCTGCCCGCCGACAACCGCTGGCAGCACCGGCACGGCTCACCCGGCCACGGGCGCGACCACGTGCTGCCCGCGTTCATCGCGCCGTATGCCAGCCTGCCGGTCCTGAACGGCCGGATCGCCCTGGGCACCTGGCAGTCGATCTGCCTGGTCGACACCAACGGCGACAACCCCACCCGCCAGGTCCGCCTCTCCTTCCTCGCCGGCTGA
- a CDS encoding peroxiredoxin: MPIEAGAQAPDFLLKDQNNQEVRLSDFRGDKNVLLVFYPLAFTRTCEGELCEIRDNLNDFANEGTQVLSISVDSVFAHKVWATEQGYEFPLLADFWPHGGVAQAYGVFNDERGFANRGTFVIDKAGVVRYAEMNLPGEARDQDAWRKALGAL; this comes from the coding sequence ATGCCGATCGAGGCCGGCGCACAGGCGCCCGATTTCCTGCTGAAGGACCAGAACAACCAGGAAGTCAGGCTGTCCGACTTCCGGGGTGACAAGAACGTGCTGCTGGTCTTCTACCCGCTCGCCTTCACCCGCACCTGCGAGGGCGAGCTGTGCGAGATCCGCGACAACCTCAACGACTTCGCCAACGAGGGCACCCAGGTGCTGTCGATCAGCGTCGACTCGGTGTTCGCGCACAAGGTGTGGGCCACCGAGCAGGGCTACGAGTTCCCGCTGCTGGCCGACTTCTGGCCGCACGGCGGCGTGGCCCAGGCGTACGGCGTCTTCAACGACGAGCGGGGGTTCGCCAACCGGGGGACGTTCGTCATCGACAAGGCGGGCGTCGTCCGATACGCCGAGATGAACCTGCCCGGTGAGGCCCGCGACCAGGACGCCTGGCGCAAGGCGCTCGGGGCGCTCTGA